CTCTAGCGGCATCCTTAATAATTGTCAAAAAACGAACTGTTTTGTTAATATCTTAACCCAATACCTTGACTCTCTCAAGATTCTAACAGATTTATTTCTATTCACACCTTGCTGATCTATATTTCCTAACTCCATCCAATCGCATACAACATGAAAGACATCCACTCCTACATCTATAGCAAACCACCCGAGCAAGCGGCAATACTCGAGCAGCTGCATCGCATGATCTCCCAACACCCAAAGATTCAAGGAAAGATCAGCTACAGTTTGCCCTGCTACAAAATAAAGAATCCTGTCTGTCACCTCAACTCCATGAAAGATGGAACGGTAGAGATCGTGTTTTGGCGAGCCAGAGAGCTGTCCAATGAATCCGGTGCTTTGGACTTCAAAGACAGAAAAAGAATGGCAGGCATCACCTATGGTTCTGTCGATGAAATCGATGAGTCACTACTCCACCCCATCCTACAAGAAGCTTACTTACTCGACGAGACCGTAGAGCATAAACCCATGAAACTCGGATGATGGCATTGCATAAAAAAGGTCTTGCCAAAACCATGCTTGACAAGACCTTCTTTTGAGTAGGAGTACTCTTAGATACTTAGTACACCAATGTCAGTTTTAGATTTTCCTCTACACGGATTTCGCCCGAATTCGTGATCGCA
The DNA window shown above is from Reichenbachiella sp. 5M10 and carries:
- a CDS encoding DUF1801 domain-containing protein: MKDIHSYIYSKPPEQAAILEQLHRMISQHPKIQGKISYSLPCYKIKNPVCHLNSMKDGTVEIVFWRARELSNESGALDFKDRKRMAGITYGSVDEIDESLLHPILQEAYLLDETVEHKPMKLG